In Euwallacea fornicatus isolate EFF26 chromosome 6, ASM4011564v1, whole genome shotgun sequence, the DNA window ACTAAAAAACAGTATTCTTGGCAATTATCATTAATGGAGTATGTTGATTCAAAAGGAAACCGTTAGGAAGAAATTAGCtcttaaagttgaaaaatgtttctctattatttttttatgacatttgaatttgcaagcaataaatatgttaatttttgtaaattatgacAGATGCATAGTATATCCGTTGATTACGTTTTTAGCAGTAGatcttttttttagtttttaagtttttaatattggaAAAAGTTTCTCAGGATTTGGTTTGACCCACCTCTGATTTTTAACAACAGGCCccaagtaaaaattaaaacactaATTCTTCTAAAACATGACATCCTAAATTATACTTGGCGTGGCATAATTCTAGGAAGGCACAACTCTGAAAGTAAAAAACACCACAGCATTGGCAATCTTCTGAATAGATGAAATAAGTCGTTACTTACTTCCATCGCACAGTGCAAAAATCAATCACAAACCATATAACAATACaatcacaaaattttaccaggtacatatattattattggttATAATAGGTATAAGTATTATATTCGAATAAACACGTCCGATATTTTCGAAGACGATGTTGTGCGGTATATGTAATATTCTGTAAACCATTATGCAATGaaggaagaaaataattataattcgtttctaaaaaatatcagtcaattctttaatatgtcgCAAAGATTGTCTGCAATCTCCAAATAACTTCAGTTCACTTAATAAGAGTACAATATCTCTATGACTAATATGCACAAATCTGCATTGTCACCTggacattattttaattacatcTCCAGTCTCCTCTCCATCTCTGTTAACAAACAATTCCATTTCCACACTTTTAACCTCATCGTTATGTGTATCTGAGGGATCCTTCGGCTCCAGGCGTTTCTCAAAGTACCAAAGCCACAAGAGACTGACTGCCATCATGACAGAAGTCATTCCGAAGGTCCATACAGTGCCATATTCTTTGTAAACATGGGTTACGAATACGGGGCCCATTACCCTGGAAAGACAGCCGGAACCTGTCATTAGGCCCATCCAAACTCCCTGGAAACGTTTGGAGCTATGATCAGAATCGAAGGGAAGTTTCTCATCATTTAATATATCAATTCGTAGCattttcaatagaaatttttgaagtgatCTAAATAATTGATTGCAATAGGAATGATAGGATTATTTGGATCTACTCAGGTAATTTTgtccattttgattttaaaatttttttgaaaagcaACTTTAACGGAACTTTCGACAAACTTGTAAATTCATCTTGACCAAGCCAAACAGGATTCTTTGTACATTGTTCTAGTAAATTGTAAAGTACAAagctatttaaatattgtgcATTTTATGCCcaacaaaattacatttcaaaatttagagaATTCGAATACATATGGTAGTATAAAAAAGAATCGACATTTTTTGAACTCGTTTTATCGTCAACGGTGTAGGAAAACGGAGGGGTAtcaataatgttttaaatcattaaaatgtaaaaccGTAAAGGGGTCTTTCTTTGTAAAAATTGAGTTTCCTATATATGAATGGGGCGGAACTTGTTTTTAGTTGCTTGTCTTGATAAGCAatcaaaaatcttcaaaacagaAAAAGATACATAAAAGACTAAGTATTAATAAACTGTTCCATCATAGCTTAAACAATCGTGTATCCAGCTTCTCAATGTAAGAGAACTTCTTTTAAGTCTTAACAAATAGTCGGATGTTTCGAATACCGAAAAAGATAGATAAAAGTAATGTATTCatgcattttctttaaattaatagAAACTAAAATTATATGGAGATTCTGAttcggaaaaattattttaatctcaaTAACAGGAAACTGGttagtaaattaatttttcatctttaagtgtactaagaaaaaaacaacaggGCATAAAATTTGGTTCCGTCACAGAAAATACCCGGTTTCAAATGGCGAAATTACTCACTTGAGGCCTTGATCCTAACAGCTTAGAAAACAACGTTTGAATTAGTGTAATCCCAATAGGGTAACCCAACACGGTCAAAACGTAACAGAATATAAATTGCGTGAAAGTTATTGCTGGAACTTTCTGGCACCATTCCTGATCGGAGGGACATCCCAAGAGATCATCTCCACAGTCAAAAGTCATGTAACGAATCTGAGCTTCATGGGTTGAATTCAGGAACAAATATCTTTTGGGATTTAAGAGTCGAGATTATTCAACGTACTCGATTAAAATTATTCGGCTAGTGACCTGTCATATTTTTGTAGAGTAGCATTTAAGCCTGCATAATCAAGTCGATAATCATGGCTTAAATTTCTTAGTTTTTGTTGGCAGAATATCGATAAATTGGTCCTCAAATCTACGTCATACATTAAGGGAGGTGGGCCAACAAATGGAATACAACTCTAAATGAtcaaagtaagaaaaaatatcattaaatttatattacctTACAATTCTTCCTAGCACCATCAACAAGAATCCAATCCAGATCATCAGTTTAACCTCggaaaattttttagacaATATGGGAATTAACGGAAAGGTGCATATGGAAAACACAGCGCAAACTAACATTATTAGACCCATATACCATATCGAGTGATCTTTAGACCAGCCCAGTTGATCCATAGTTAAGGGGGTACCTAAGAAAGTCATTTATAACTCTCCAAATCTACTATTAAAATAAGTCATACCAAGTGTTTCCATTAACATAAAGTTGAACACCATCACAAAAAAGGCAATAATAAATGTCCAGGCTCCGAAATAGTCGGGTTTAATGCCCTTCCAAGTGGCTTTTTCGTTATCTTTCCCTTGCTTTAACATAGCTTCTTTGGCGGCTATTTTATGTTCTCGGAAGACATGAGGCATGAAGAGGTATATGTTAATTAAAGCGAGGAAGACGTTTATCCAGCCTGGAGCCGTGTACATGTTGAGCCTTAGTTTTTTAGGCCATAGCCATATTCCCTGATCGCCTAAGTGAACTACTGCCATCTGTATCGCAGGCCCTACCACAAAACCTAATACCTGAGCTAATGAAATCATGGACACAGCTTTAGTTCTTTCCGAATATTTCGTAGCAGCAGACAGATAAGCGCGACAAGCTGCCACATTTGCTATAAAAATAGTTAACATGTTATTAGCTCCTTATACAAGGTGCTAGGGAAATAGCTTCCGTAAATTTAACGAAtgcttaaaaactttattttgaacaaaattattatttacaatagGGCTCATAATTACaaccattttctttaaaaaaaaaatctttcaagaattggcaacgtcgcgtcgtgtatatttcattttgatatcTCCATAAGTAGCCGCATAAACTAGGTGTGCATTTATGCAATGATTTTTAGGATCGATACTTGTTAACGATCTATCCCATGCTTTGTCGCTTCACCCGCAAGGTTAAATTAGGAAACTCTTTAAATGGTCAGGTTTTCAGGATAGAGTACGGAGTTCACTCTTAAGTTTACTTTTAATGGTTAACTTGTGTTAttacttattattttattgtttgttgtttaaattttaaactactTTTCGCACTATTattgttgaataattttaactttttttgttacgCGTCAAACAATCAAAATCTGTCAAGCacgtttttcaacattttattaaaattttaaacatatagTAGCTTTTTGGTTatcaattttaactttttttttactattaggTTTTCAACTCTTGTTATAAGAAacttttatgataaaaatcatGTTCTTActcattggttaaatttacgaaagttattTCCCTGACATCTTGCACATAcaggagaaaatttttaatacacgACTCTTGGAGAATTGCATGAAATCTGACACCATTCGAATACAAGAcctatatgaattttttttaacacaaccttaattttttttgctagaTAGAAAATTCCTTCGGAGTCAATCAAACTTGAGACAATATTGTATTGCCTGTTTCAGGTCTATAGAAATAGGTAAATGGACATTTACTTAACTTAATAATACTATtgttaaaatgcaatttattgtCTTGTGTTCTATACATAGGAGACTTAAAAAGGAGAAAAGACGAATGGGGGATACACATTTAACCGGATGGATTGAAACGCTCTCTATGACTTGTAAAAAAGGTACATAGACACTTTCTTCATCCAATTCTTCGAAgcgtcttaaaaaaaaactcttgtaTACCCAGTCATGTAAGATATAGAACAATACCTGAACTGACTCCCACCAAAAAACGACTCCATAACATCCAATGTTTCACATGGCTATTGAAGAGTTCTAGGCAAGAATAGATACTGCTGGCAGtggtgaaaattaataatgaagaaatcaCAGGAGTTCTTATTGAGCCAAACTTATTACTCCACCAGCCGAATAATGGGGAAAATAACATTTGACCAAAAGGGTTAGCTGCTACTATTAGACCCATAAATTCTTTGCCAGCAGTCGGATCAAGCTGAAATTTTGAACTCTCAATTCccttatgaattaaaaattttataaggaCCAAATAATGAAAGTGCTGGCAATTTAGTGGTAGCATAAAGTTTCAGTTATGTTGAAAATAGAAGATATTAATCGAggttttaggaaatttctacattcatgcaaaatttatcaataataacTTGACTCAAAAACCAGGACTTTCAGACAAATTTGATATGTGATATCGACTTATTACCTTGTCCAAATAAGGCCATACTCCAGTAACGACTATACTAAATCCTAAAGACATCATGAACATGGTGAAATAAACGACGTATATTGAGCGCCATCGTTCTCTGTGCTCTTGAACGGTTTCCAGGTTTTCATCGAAATCCACATTGTTTCGCTTGAGTAATTGCCGGATTTTCTCCATTATCCAAGAATACCATTATTTCATAaatgatctaaaaataatttattataggagaaattatatatatatgtgtacacgtatatttttatattatgtcGAAAACGGTCTCTTAATACCTTTAACAAACTAAACATAATACAAAAGTGTAATTAGTGAAATAATTGCAtacatattttcctttttaaatctagattttatatgaaaattatagTTTATTAAACGAGTCTAAAGTTCCtccattaaatatgaaaataactgCATTAGTTGAAGTCACTTCCGATGTGGACAGCTAAATGTAAAATGTGAGGATCATTTTGAATTAGGAGgttcaatttgaaatattttgaataaactagatatttcatttaaatgcgAGTCTAGATTGCAAACACCGATACCAATGTTATTATTTCCTGTATAACACTAAATAAAATCACATTGGTGAACTAAAAATAGCAGTCCGACCCTTTGCAAACAAACTCTATGGAAATAGTACAAGGACGAACGGGCCAATAACCACCCAAATTCTACCATGAAACCTCGCAAGCCAAAGATGGAACAAATTATTATCGCATTACATTGTTTTGAATACTTTGCGCATATCAAAACTTTTCTgtaaaataagtttaaaaacaaaattatatatattctAAAAGTTAATGCGTCTTTGATATGAAATGGTactttatataataaatcacAACTATGAAGCCTAGATCGCGTTTGGATGTAATCTTAATCTAAATGTTTTATAATGATCTGTAATTTAGTGTATAGTCTCACCACTTTACTGtgcttcaatattttaatatagctAAAACTTTGAGTTAACTTCAAATTTACGTAAACACACACATACACGATACAGCAATATGTATATTCTCACTTCACTGCTCGAATTTACCTTCCAGATATTCATGCAgtaaatgtttacattttcaccaaacaaaaagttaatatttatgGTTCGCAGTAATTTTATGTAATGTTccatttgaaagaaaaaatctgaatttaaCACTTCCGTTTGTATTCTAAAACATTTTAGTTGCAAGTTCAGTTCAAATGCtggaatttttagcaaaattagaGAAAGTTTATCTGGATAACTTACAGCCTTTCACATACAGTTTCCAAGATGCCCGTACTCACTCTTACATTTTTAAACAGCACATTTTaccaaataatattgttttaataggaaataggtaaataattattaaattaaagatgtacttaaatttaatatgtaatATCTACCCACTTAAGATATTTCATTCTAGATCTATGAAGTGGGTTTCTAAGTAGGCACTCATTTCAACTGATAATTATGAAATGCAATACTAAGATTTACACTTCAACAATTGATTCAAGACGGCATACTTGACGTTCTAAAgaacaccaattttaaaaaatacatactaTTTTCTAGTGTTTtaaatatacaaggggtttcTTAAGTATGGTCCGCAACTTAGGATACTATTTCTTAtggaatttaaaagaaaatagttcctataaacatatAGCTGGAAACGCTTAGAATCCGAGAACCaggatattataaaaaaatatatatgcatatatagttttttaataaattacaacaGTATtatgtttcattaaatatggATAGGGTTACTTATGGGGTTACCAGAAGCCACCTGCTATTTGATGAATACACTGCTGATAAAGATGAGGAGGTTCAGCAAACAATCTGactttttagttatttattgGTGCAACAAAGATATGTTGTCATCATTGTAGAGAATTGACAGAATTGCCAATGAGTTTAGTAATATTTAACATACTACTCAACTTTCCTGGAAACTTGAtaatattttaactaataatacTGTGTGAAACAAATACTTAGTAAGTATTCACTAAGGGAaacttttcaatataaaattagaataaaaagaacataattcaaatttttaacccaTTAACAGGCCACTACAAAAAAATAGGTTTTATGCTCTAAGTTACTAGTATTGGTTTAGATTATAGAAAAGTTtacaaataaatagaaaaccattttttcttGACTGTAATCTACTCATTTGACAATTATCTCAAAGATTTTCTTTTGTCAgaaaataagacaaaaaaaaaacatttttctcttattacttttctaagttttgctaaagttttgttgaaaaaatgacaaacttTTAACTTCATGTTCTGCTAGAAGCAATTCCTCAGCTTCGGAATCACTCagagtaatttttaataaattattatagtaCTTATTAACTTatcttaataaaacaataaatccaGCTTAATTTTGAacacaattaaacaaatatatatgtaaataataGAGCCTGTATGTTAGTTTATTCTTCTCTTACCAGATGTATCATGTTCCAGACAAACTTACATATTGTAGTTTTCATGAGATAAatcattaatgaatttttagcCACAAAAATACTTCCCAATacttaatactaaaaattgtACCtcaaaaatacctttaaattataattataaatagcTCAAAGATCCATTTTTCTTgataatagttttttaaaacaaatcagAATCTTATCTTTTTAAACATGTTTGTAACCTTATATCATAACATATGTGCAACAAATTCATgtagtaaaaatgaaaataaaccaaGTAAATCCCAATAATCTTATTATTCATTACTTACCcaataacaaattatatttagcaCTAAGAAGATGGAATTGGCAAATTAGCCACTTATTCAGCACTAACAGAATTAAACCATTAGTGGATATACATTAACATGTTTCCAATGGAACTTCGATATATTTTAGACAAATACGCTTATATTATTACAGACAATGACGAGTTTGGCAAGAACAATAACCAGTGAAACAGCCTTTGTCTTGTTTGGTCGGAGCTTTGTTTTATAAATAGTCACATTTTAATCTTTTGCGGAGTGATACTGTTGAATATGAAACAAGATAATTGTTAACGGGACAATTGTTAATTTCATATCTTTtgttaaaatacatttaaagtTTATATCATTTGTTCTTATTATACGTTTCTTAttattcgaaattatttattgtttataaataaccTAGCAGCTGTTCAGTGAAGATGGCAGGTAACATATGATCGACAACTACACAAACAAAAGAACAAACACGTAATGATCGTTTTAAATAGGTCCGTTAGTTGAACATCTCGATGCCTCGCTCGCACTCATATCGCTTAAGGGCAGTTAGCGTTGCTGGGTTAcgtcaaaaatatttgcatctttAGATTTGGAGGGGGAAACAATAATCTCATGCAGTAAGACAAAATGCGAAAATattgtttcgttctcttcgtttcaaatttgaatattttatatatataataataattactaggaatttgtagatatttttatggTATCTTTACTTGTCCCTTTTAATCGTAGATTAAGTAATGTGTAATATCTGGGTATGATATGCGAAACTCTAGTAATATACCGAGTGGCTCTAAATTGTCCACCCCTCCTTTTTTCGccttttttccctttaaatagaaaaacaaatctTCTATTTAGTGCTCcgtttgtattaaaaaaaaataatttgttaaaaagttcacGGCAAGTAGAAAATTTAGAGTCGCACCAGATAGGATGTCCCGAAATTAGATGGCCAAAGTTTTGACGGAGAAATAGCAATCGAAAAAAGTGCAGTGTGTTTGTAAAGTGTGATATCGATATGAAATCGACGATAGACCGTggaaatatatagggtgtcccaacGAAAAGTAGTCATTCGGGATAATTCTAATACTGTcgtatttgaagaaatatccCTAAACTCgtcgattgatttttttgggaGACATATTTTGACTTACACTTGACCCCTGAACAAGAAACTTCCTAAGAGGAGGTGTTACAACCTCTTCTATTTGAAAAGGAAAGAAGGTTGAAATGCGCCATCAGGAGCAATGCTTCACTATGTTTTTACCCTAAGA includes these proteins:
- the Cln7 gene encoding major facilitator superfamily domain-containing protein 8, producing MEKIRQLLKRNNVDFDENLETVQEHRERWRSIYVVYFTMFMMSLGFSIVVTGVWPYLDKLDPTAGKEFMGLIVAANPFGQMLFSPLFGWWSNKFGSIRTPVISSLLIFTTASSIYSCLELFNSHVKHWMLWSRFLVGVSSANVAACRAYLSAATKYSERTKAVSMISLAQVLGFVVGPAIQMAVVHLGDQGIWLWPKKLRLNMYTAPGWINVFLALINIYLFMPHVFREHKIAAKEAMLKQGKDNEKATWKGIKPDYFGAWTFIIAFFVMVFNFMLMETLGTPLTMDQLGWSKDHSIWYMGLIMLVCAVFSICTFPLIPILSKKFSEVKLMIWIGFLLMVLGRISCIPFVGPPPLMYDVDLRTNLSIFCQQKLRNLSHDYRLDYAGLNATLQKYDRYLFLNSTHEAQIRYMTFDCGDDLLGCPSDQEWCQKVPAITFTQFIFCYVLTVLGYPIGITLIQTLFSKLLGSRPQGVWMGLMTGSGCLSRVMGPVFVTHVYKEYGTVWTFGMTSVMMAVSLLWLWYFEKRLEPKDPSDTHNDEVKSVEMELFVNRDGEETGDVIKIMSR